The following coding sequences are from one Rhipicephalus microplus isolate Deutch F79 chromosome 3, USDA_Rmic, whole genome shotgun sequence window:
- the LOC142804047 gene encoding uncharacterized protein LOC142804047 isoform X3: protein MCVAFSKAASDAAQCRPALPLAAPAALQKATSFLWFHEGKIMRSGERYGCIASAGKTSIVTEGGFASCLLGPARNVHKDDPSTSGRLIFCRIG, encoded by the exons ATGTGTGTTGCCTTTAGCAAGGCGGCCTCGGATGCAGCGCAATGCCGACCTGCTCtgccgttggctgctccagcaGCATTGCAAAAGGCGACAAGCTTTTTGTGGTTCCACGAGGGAAAAATAATGAGGAGCGGAGAGCGGTATGGCTGCATCGCATCGGCAGGAAAAACTTCGATTGTCACCGAGGGAGGCTTTGCGAG ctgcctcCTGGGACCAGCCAGGAACGTCCACAAGGATGACCCCTCAACCAGTGGGCGGCTCATTTT CTGCCGCATCGGATGA
- the LOC142804047 gene encoding uncharacterized protein LOC142804047 isoform X1 — protein MPTCSAVGCSSSIAKGDKLFVVPRGKNNEERRAVWLHRIGRKNFDCHRGRLCEKHFTMDQYERAVLAQTGIKKLKPNAVASIFAHRPFPKERMPPSKKGNGTVPDVSLDEPGTIVGRAPNAEPVGSLFSASSGNTAMSIDRDPEPVGSPFSASWDQPGTSTRMTPQPVGGSFSAASDDTNRMEASQHLEAPLEPSVEEAPMMRIKEPELQLQAKERQRLLANRKKKKNEIVSPCRRSLECFAAFVIIRCFPHFICALNKIHLYPTKRLWYFIDESFTHVPL, from the exons ATGCCGACCTGCTCtgccgttggctgctccagcaGCATTGCAAAAGGCGACAAGCTTTTTGTGGTTCCACGAGGGAAAAATAATGAGGAGCGGAGAGCGGTATGGCTGCATCGCATCGGCAGGAAAAACTTCGATTGTCACCGAGGGAGGCTTTGCGAG AAACACTTCACGATGGATCAGTATGAGCGAGCAGTTCTGGCACAAACTGGGATCAAGAAACTCAAACCAAATGCGGTTGCTTCTATATTTGCGCATCGGCCTTTTCCAAAAGAGCGCATGCCACCCAGCAAAAAGGGGAATGGAACGGTTCCTG ATGTATCCTTGGATGAGCCAGGAACGATAGTGGGGAGGGCCCCGAACGCTGAACCAGTGGGCAGTTTATTTT ctgcctcCTCGGGCAACACAGCAATGTCAATAGACCGCGACCCTGAACCAGTGGGCAGCCCATTTT ctgcctcCTGGGACCAGCCAGGAACGTCCACAAGGATGACCCCTCAACCAGTGGGCGGCTCATTTT CTGCCGCATCGGATGACACAAACAGAATGGAGGCAAGCCAACATTTAGAAGCACCACTTGAGCCTTCAGTGGAAGAAGCACCAATGATGCGAATAAAAGAACCGGAGCTGCAGCTACAAGCTAAGGAGCGGCAGCGATTGCTTGctaaccgtaaaaaaaaaaaaaacgaaattgttTCGCCCTGTCGTCGCTCTCTGGAATGTTTTGCAGCATTCGTGATCATTCGATGCTTCCCGCATTTTATTTGCGCACTCAATAAAATCCACCTTTATCCCACTAAACGTTTGTGGTATTTTATAGATGAATCATTTACACACGTCCCATTATAG
- the LOC142804047 gene encoding uncharacterized protein LOC142804047 isoform X2, with product MPTCSAVGCSSSIAKGDKLFVVPRGKNNEERRAVWLHRIGRKNFDCHRGRLCEKHFTMDQYERAVLAQTGIKKLKPNAVASIFAHRPFPKERMPPSKKGNGTVPDVSLDEPGTIVGRAPNAEPVGSLFSASWDQPGTSTRMTPQPVGGSFSAASDDTNRMEASQHLEAPLEPSVEEAPMMRIKEPELQLQAKERQRLLANRKKKKNEIVSPCRRSLECFAAFVIIRCFPHFICALNKIHLYPTKRLWYFIDESFTHVPL from the exons ATGCCGACCTGCTCtgccgttggctgctccagcaGCATTGCAAAAGGCGACAAGCTTTTTGTGGTTCCACGAGGGAAAAATAATGAGGAGCGGAGAGCGGTATGGCTGCATCGCATCGGCAGGAAAAACTTCGATTGTCACCGAGGGAGGCTTTGCGAG AAACACTTCACGATGGATCAGTATGAGCGAGCAGTTCTGGCACAAACTGGGATCAAGAAACTCAAACCAAATGCGGTTGCTTCTATATTTGCGCATCGGCCTTTTCCAAAAGAGCGCATGCCACCCAGCAAAAAGGGGAATGGAACGGTTCCTG ATGTATCCTTGGATGAGCCAGGAACGATAGTGGGGAGGGCCCCGAACGCTGAACCAGTGGGCAGTTTATTTT ctgcctcCTGGGACCAGCCAGGAACGTCCACAAGGATGACCCCTCAACCAGTGGGCGGCTCATTTT CTGCCGCATCGGATGACACAAACAGAATGGAGGCAAGCCAACATTTAGAAGCACCACTTGAGCCTTCAGTGGAAGAAGCACCAATGATGCGAATAAAAGAACCGGAGCTGCAGCTACAAGCTAAGGAGCGGCAGCGATTGCTTGctaaccgtaaaaaaaaaaaaaacgaaattgttTCGCCCTGTCGTCGCTCTCTGGAATGTTTTGCAGCATTCGTGATCATTCGATGCTTCCCGCATTTTATTTGCGCACTCAATAAAATCCACCTTTATCCCACTAAACGTTTGTGGTATTTTATAGATGAATCATTTACACACGTCCCATTATAG